Proteins from a genomic interval of Mesobacillus sp. S13:
- a CDS encoding BCCT family transporter, giving the protein MNLQKSKTKQEIDWTLTLGPLILILFLSVILLVYPSASSNAIDFLRSIFVGDFGSFYMVFGLGVFLVSIWLAFSRYGHVKLGNLEKPRFNTFAWGAMIFTSTMAADILYWSLIEWAYYFGATPFGMENMSLAQKQDFASTYPLFHWGPIPWSFYILPAVAYGYMMYVKKRKRQTLSEACRSTIGHHADGALGKFIDIFSIVGLLAGTATTFSLATPLLSLVVSTIFGIPQSTALTIIILGVIALVYTIAVTLGLKGISKLANLCVIIFLALIAIFLFFGPTRFMIESGITGIGKLANDFFSMSTWMDPLRVSGEGGSGFPQDWTVFYWAYWIAWFVATPFFIGKISEGRTIKQTILGGFTCGLLGTFTSFIVFGNFGLFHQTQGNVDAAGMLADGASPSEVILQIFQQLPISGVALVLLAVAMIAFYASTFDAITLVVAEYSLKKLEPGQEPPKSIRVFWALIFIILPIALIFNETTLTMLQTISIVAAFPLAIIMGIIIYSFIKDLKKDSETV; this is encoded by the coding sequence ATGAACTTGCAAAAAAGTAAAACCAAACAGGAAATAGATTGGACTTTAACTCTCGGGCCACTCATTCTAATCCTATTTTTGTCGGTCATTTTATTAGTCTATCCAAGTGCCAGCAGTAATGCTATTGATTTTTTGAGAAGTATTTTTGTTGGTGACTTTGGTTCGTTCTACATGGTATTTGGTCTTGGCGTGTTTTTAGTATCGATTTGGCTGGCTTTTTCCCGTTACGGCCACGTGAAACTAGGTAATTTAGAAAAACCAAGGTTTAACACATTCGCATGGGGTGCCATGATCTTTACTTCTACCATGGCTGCGGATATCTTATATTGGTCGCTAATCGAATGGGCTTATTATTTTGGTGCAACTCCATTTGGTATGGAAAATATGAGCCTGGCGCAGAAACAGGATTTTGCATCAACCTATCCATTATTCCACTGGGGACCTATTCCATGGAGTTTTTATATCCTGCCTGCGGTTGCATACGGATATATGATGTATGTGAAGAAACGCAAAAGGCAGACTCTTTCAGAAGCATGTCGTTCAACAATCGGGCATCATGCTGATGGAGCGTTAGGCAAATTCATTGATATCTTCTCTATCGTTGGATTGCTTGCAGGAACAGCTACTACGTTCTCTCTGGCAACACCATTATTATCATTAGTCGTGTCGACGATCTTTGGGATTCCGCAAAGTACAGCGTTGACGATCATCATCTTAGGGGTCATCGCATTGGTTTATACAATCGCTGTTACGTTAGGGTTAAAAGGGATTTCAAAGCTCGCGAATCTCTGCGTAATTATCTTTTTAGCACTTATAGCAATCTTTTTATTCTTTGGACCTACGAGGTTCATGATCGAAAGTGGAATTACCGGTATCGGAAAATTAGCAAATGATTTCTTTAGTATGTCAACCTGGATGGATCCACTTCGAGTATCTGGAGAAGGTGGTTCTGGGTTCCCTCAAGACTGGACGGTATTCTATTGGGCATATTGGATTGCGTGGTTTGTTGCAACACCGTTCTTCATTGGGAAAATCTCTGAAGGAAGAACAATCAAACAAACCATTCTTGGCGGGTTTACATGTGGGTTATTAGGAACATTTACTTCCTTTATAGTGTTTGGCAACTTTGGACTCTTCCACCAAACACAAGGTAATGTAGATGCAGCCGGAATGCTCGCAGATGGAGCTAGTCCATCTGAAGTCATCCTGCAGATTTTCCAACAGCTTCCTATTAGCGGTGTCGCACTTGTATTATTAGCAGTCGCAATGATCGCCTTTTACGCAAGCACATTCGATGCCATCACGCTTGTTGTAGCAGAATACTCATTGAAAAAATTAGAACCAGGCCAGGAGCCCCCTAAATCTATCAGAGTATTTTGGGCATTAATCTTTATCATTTTACCGATCGCCCTTATCTTTAATGAGACTACACTAACCATGCTTCAAACGATCTCAATCGTTGCGGCATTCCCGTTAGCCATCATAATGGGGATCATCATATATAGCTTTATAAAAGATTTGAAGAAAGATAGTGAAACAGTATAG
- a CDS encoding sugar phosphate nucleotidyltransferase: MNKDALKILREYKKNNRLTQRDISEIFDLSLGKTNKLLNLLIQEGLLLKSPSGYSLTDQADHVMELYRVDNAIILAAGFGSRFVPLTYETPKGLLEVRGERMIERQIEQLIEMSITDITIVVGYLKEKFEYLIDKYGVKLIYNQEYDTKNNLSTLHHVRHLLRNTYILSSDNYMTKNIFNTYEFESWYSAVKAEGETAEWCLTVDRKDRIKRVEVGGVNSWHMYGPVFFSKEFSDQIVPLLEKTYNQPGTEDFYWEDVFKRNLDVLKMYVNRQPENTVFEFESFEELRVFDSTYREQSNNKVLSLISSIFKVSEDEIKDIQPLKLGMTNKSFLFTINEKKYICRIPGEGTEKLINRDEEYSSIKAVIPLNITEHIVYIDSKSGIKISEFESGARSLNINSDMELFQSMKTLNRLHDSNITVPHSFNVEKNILFYEELCTKSGAILFEDYSSVRTKMSELLSILKKMDLPSVFCHIDAHFDNFLVLPNGDLKLIDWEYAGMCDPVIDLSMFALYGNLNTDQIEKLMDYYFDRKPTQEERLRVYIYMALGGFLWAMWAQYKQALGVKFGDYTLIMYRYAKDYYKKSMGILMEETEHELAKK; this comes from the coding sequence ATGAACAAAGATGCCTTAAAAATATTAAGAGAATATAAAAAAAATAATAGATTAACCCAAAGGGACATTTCGGAAATATTTGATTTATCTTTAGGGAAAACAAATAAATTGCTGAACTTATTAATTCAGGAAGGTCTATTGCTTAAATCCCCTAGTGGTTATTCACTGACAGATCAAGCAGATCATGTAATGGAGCTGTATCGAGTAGATAATGCCATTATTCTGGCTGCAGGATTTGGCTCGCGTTTTGTTCCTCTTACTTATGAAACGCCAAAAGGTTTGTTGGAAGTACGCGGTGAGAGAATGATCGAGCGTCAGATTGAACAATTGATTGAAATGTCCATTACTGATATTACGATTGTCGTTGGTTATCTTAAAGAGAAGTTTGAATATCTCATTGATAAATATGGTGTAAAGCTGATCTATAACCAGGAATATGACACTAAAAATAATTTATCCACTCTCCATCATGTACGTCACTTACTGAGGAACACCTACATTTTGTCTAGTGATAATTATATGACTAAAAATATCTTCAATACGTATGAGTTTGAAAGCTGGTACAGTGCCGTAAAGGCAGAAGGTGAAACAGCAGAGTGGTGCCTGACTGTTGATCGTAAAGACCGAATAAAACGGGTGGAAGTTGGAGGAGTAAACTCGTGGCATATGTATGGTCCGGTATTTTTCTCGAAAGAGTTCTCTGATCAAATAGTGCCTTTATTAGAAAAGACATATAATCAGCCAGGGACAGAGGATTTTTATTGGGAAGATGTTTTTAAGCGAAATCTTGATGTATTAAAAATGTATGTGAATCGACAGCCCGAAAACACTGTTTTTGAATTTGAAAGTTTTGAAGAACTAAGGGTTTTTGATTCGACCTACAGAGAACAGTCCAATAACAAAGTGCTGTCATTAATTAGTTCGATTTTTAAAGTTAGCGAAGATGAAATTAAAGATATTCAACCATTGAAACTGGGTATGACGAATAAGTCATTCTTATTTACTATTAATGAAAAAAAATATATTTGCCGGATCCCTGGAGAAGGTACCGAGAAGCTGATTAATAGAGACGAAGAATATTCAAGTATAAAAGCCGTTATCCCTTTGAACATCACTGAACACATTGTCTATATTGATTCAAAGAGCGGCATTAAAATATCAGAATTCGAATCAGGAGCCAGAAGCTTGAACATAAATAGTGATATGGAGCTATTTCAAAGCATGAAGACTCTTAATAGGCTTCACGATAGTAATATAACCGTACCTCATAGTTTTAATGTGGAGAAGAATATCTTATTTTATGAAGAATTGTGCACGAAAAGTGGAGCTATTCTATTTGAAGATTATTCATCAGTAAGAACAAAGATGAGTGAACTTCTTTCAATCCTAAAGAAAATGGATCTCCCATCCGTATTTTGTCATATTGATGCTCACTTTGATAATTTTTTAGTCTTGCCGAATGGAGATCTGAAATTGATTGATTGGGAATATGCAGGCATGTGTGACCCTGTCATCGATCTTTCTATGTTTGCGCTATATGGTAACCTGAATACAGATCAAATTGAAAAGCTGATGGACTATTATTTCGATAGAAAACCAACGCAGGAAGAACGCCTTAGAGTCTATATTTATATGGCGCTTGGCGGGTTTCTATGGGCAATGTGGGCTCAATATAAACAAGCACTGGGAGTGAAATTCGGAGATTATACCCTCATCATGTACCGTTATGCAAAAGATTACTATAAAAAAAGTATGGGAATTTTAATGGAGGAAACAGAGCATGAACTTGCAAAAAAGTAA
- a CDS encoding carbohydrate binding domain-containing protein, translating to MNRPFITLLTILLAFQSLGLAITPTIKPEAATNSTNDSDWTLFWSDEFDGTEIDKSKWSYDIGNWIVDGDGNGVARGWGNNELEYYTDSPENSYIQDGNLVIEAKKEETTDEYGSYDYTSAKLKTKGLFSKKYGKFEARMKLPSGQGYWPAFWMLPENDVYGGWAASGEIDIMEAAGKNAKEVGGALHFGQVAPNNVHTAEAYQFPEGESNTDFHTYSIEWEPGEIRWYVDGNLYQTSNNWYSKDKDNAEKYSFPAPFDQEFYLVLNLAVGGWYGGDPDATTTFPGKMEVDYVRVYELTGRDYKTPVEPSVEKVELPADAKMPQADGNLIYDNDYIEGFTDISAETQSMNPLYWNFLHLPSFGGDGGITTDTINGEAFAKVEVKNPGNALWSLQKIQLMSIASGGKYKVSFDAKSTGNRNMMVKVSGGADRGWAKYSNEEIIDLTSEVQSYEFSFDMIQDTDLAARLEFNMGANGNNPIWIGNVRVEDITGVQQDYSAKEPLLNGNHVYNGTFDQGTLDRMTFWNFNQNDGSATGNVSEATREFKAAIADGGSSSTAIQLTQKGMNLLEGKQYELTFNARADQPRDIQVDFLSKDGTVVYSTNSVNLSEEMNKNTIEFTMPGGVTDTQGQLVFNLGGNSADVYIDDVKLLNLSGNMVIPSLVNGDFSNGLEPWSQYIHFDAQAQITEANGEAKAAITNPGGEEWGVLLEQKGLKFGQGQKYTVSFDARSTTDRPIVVSLENAEYKRYLSEVTELTNEMKSFTYDVEMTANDTLSLKFQMGKYGSGAHDIFIDNVKIITAGASQPEEPTTPEPTPELDNGTFDTAMDHWTSWWGDQWSGVAEGSAAVENGELKVDITKVGGASYSPQIFQKGITFEKGKTYNVTFDARANDARKVNVNIGKELTEDPWFIPYAPTQTFDLTNEMQTFTYSFEMTEETFNDGKIVFELGNIQDGNAATTVFLDNVSITPQQPAPTPELDNGTFDTAMDGWFSWWGDQWSGVAEGSADVENGELKVDITKVGGASYSPQIFQKGITFEKGKTYNVTFDARANDARKVNVNIGKELTEDPWFIPYAPTQTFDLTNEMQTFTYSFEMTEDTFNDGKIVFELGNIQDGNAATTVFLDNVSITVDGSGSIIDQEAPVISGAADQTVKLGDAFDPLYGVKATDNADGDITSSMIVNGTVNTSVAGSYTLTYISTDSSGNTAKVEREITVIKSGWLKENGYWFYYDPGTGIKKTGWLQDGSKWYYLDGNGVMKTGWILSGGKWYFLVESGAMKTGWVKFGTKWYYLESSGAMKTGWLKDGGKWYYLESSGAMKTGWLKSGGKWYSLEGSGVMKTGWLKSGGKWYYLENSGAMKTGWVKSGTKWYYLENSGAMKTGWIKSGSKWYYLYSSGAMAYNTTIGGYKLGADGAWIQ from the coding sequence TTGAATAGGCCATTTATTACTCTATTAACGATTCTTTTAGCATTTCAAAGTTTAGGTCTTGCAATTACCCCTACGATCAAACCGGAAGCAGCGACAAATTCAACAAATGATTCAGATTGGACACTTTTTTGGTCGGATGAGTTTGATGGTACTGAGATTGATAAATCAAAGTGGTCATATGATATCGGAAACTGGATTGTCGATGGTGATGGAAATGGAGTGGCTCGAGGATGGGGAAATAACGAACTAGAGTATTATACCGACTCCCCTGAAAATTCCTATATTCAAGATGGGAATCTAGTAATTGAAGCCAAGAAAGAAGAAACTACGGATGAGTATGGCTCATATGATTATACTTCTGCTAAGCTCAAAACAAAGGGATTGTTCAGCAAAAAGTACGGGAAGTTCGAAGCCAGAATGAAGCTTCCAAGTGGCCAAGGATACTGGCCGGCATTTTGGATGTTACCTGAGAATGATGTGTATGGCGGCTGGGCAGCTTCAGGTGAAATTGACATCATGGAAGCAGCAGGCAAAAATGCAAAAGAAGTTGGAGGAGCCCTTCACTTCGGTCAAGTAGCTCCTAACAATGTTCATACAGCAGAAGCATACCAGTTCCCTGAGGGAGAATCTAATACAGATTTCCATACATATTCAATAGAATGGGAACCAGGCGAGATTCGCTGGTATGTTGACGGAAATCTCTATCAGACTTCGAATAACTGGTATAGCAAAGATAAAGACAATGCCGAAAAGTACTCTTTCCCTGCCCCATTTGATCAAGAATTCTATCTAGTTTTGAACCTTGCAGTTGGCGGCTGGTATGGTGGCGATCCAGATGCGACAACTACTTTTCCTGGAAAAATGGAAGTAGATTATGTGCGTGTTTACGAATTGACAGGAAGAGACTATAAAACACCGGTTGAACCATCTGTTGAGAAAGTAGAATTGCCAGCAGATGCAAAGATGCCGCAAGCAGATGGCAATCTTATTTATGACAATGATTATATTGAGGGTTTTACAGATATTTCAGCTGAAACACAATCTATGAATCCCCTATACTGGAACTTTTTGCATCTGCCAAGCTTTGGTGGCGACGGAGGGATAACAACTGACACCATTAATGGAGAGGCATTTGCCAAGGTAGAGGTTAAAAATCCAGGAAATGCGCTATGGTCGCTGCAAAAGATTCAACTAATGTCAATTGCAAGTGGCGGCAAGTACAAAGTTAGCTTTGATGCCAAGTCCACTGGTAACCGGAATATGATGGTGAAAGTATCAGGTGGTGCTGACCGAGGCTGGGCAAAGTATTCAAATGAAGAAATCATTGATTTAACAAGTGAAGTCCAATCATATGAATTCTCCTTTGATATGATTCAAGACACGGACTTGGCGGCAAGATTAGAGTTCAATATGGGAGCCAACGGGAACAATCCAATTTGGATTGGGAATGTTAGAGTGGAAGATATTACAGGAGTCCAACAGGATTATTCTGCTAAGGAACCTCTGTTAAATGGCAACCATGTTTATAATGGTACGTTCGACCAAGGAACATTGGACCGCATGACTTTTTGGAATTTTAATCAAAATGACGGTTCAGCCACAGGGAATGTTAGTGAAGCAACCAGGGAATTCAAGGCCGCCATTGCTGATGGAGGAAGCAGCTCAACTGCTATCCAGTTAACGCAAAAGGGTATGAATTTACTCGAAGGTAAACAGTACGAATTGACCTTCAATGCAAGAGCAGATCAACCAAGAGATATTCAAGTAGATTTCTTAAGCAAGGATGGAACAGTCGTTTACTCAACAAATAGTGTCAACTTATCTGAAGAAATGAACAAGAATACGATTGAGTTCACAATGCCTGGTGGAGTGACAGACACCCAAGGTCAGTTAGTATTCAACTTAGGTGGAAATAGTGCAGATGTCTATATTGATGATGTTAAGCTGCTGAATCTATCAGGGAATATGGTGATACCATCGTTAGTCAATGGTGATTTCAGCAATGGACTAGAACCTTGGTCACAATACATCCACTTTGATGCACAGGCACAAATAACAGAAGCAAACGGTGAAGCGAAAGCAGCGATTACAAATCCTGGTGGAGAAGAGTGGGGCGTTCTTCTTGAGCAAAAAGGCTTGAAATTTGGCCAGGGACAAAAATATACTGTCTCTTTTGATGCAAGATCAACAACGGACCGACCAATCGTTGTCTCCTTGGAAAATGCAGAGTACAAGAGATATCTCTCTGAAGTTACTGAATTAACGAATGAAATGAAAAGCTTTACCTATGACGTTGAAATGACAGCAAATGACACACTAAGCTTGAAGTTCCAAATGGGTAAATACGGTTCAGGTGCACATGATATTTTTATTGATAATGTTAAAATTATCACAGCAGGTGCATCACAACCAGAAGAACCTACAACTCCAGAACCTACACCAGAGCTAGACAACGGCACGTTTGATACAGCAATGGATCATTGGACATCTTGGTGGGGTGACCAATGGAGCGGTGTAGCTGAAGGATCGGCTGCAGTAGAAAATGGAGAATTAAAGGTGGACATTACGAAGGTAGGCGGCGCTTCGTACTCACCACAAATTTTTCAGAAGGGAATTACTTTTGAAAAAGGAAAAACCTATAACGTAACCTTTGATGCACGAGCTAATGACGCTCGTAAAGTCAATGTGAACATCGGAAAAGAACTGACAGAAGATCCTTGGTTCATTCCATATGCACCAACGCAAACATTTGATTTAACAAACGAAATGCAAACCTTTACCTATTCATTTGAAATGACCGAAGAAACCTTTAACGATGGAAAAATAGTCTTTGAGCTAGGCAACATTCAAGACGGAAATGCTGCCACAACTGTTTTTCTGGATAATGTATCAATCACACCACAACAGCCTGCGCCAACGCCAGAGCTAGACAACGGTACTTTTGATACAGCCATGGATGGCTGGTTCTCATGGTGGGGTGACCAATGGAGCGGAGTGGCAGAAGGCTCAGCTGATGTAGAAAACGGAGAATTAAAGGTCGATATTACGAAGGTAGGCGGCGCTTCGTACTCACCACAAATTTTTCAGAAGGGAATTACTTTTGAAAAAGGAAAAACCTATAACGTAACGTTTGATGCACGAGCAAACGACGCTCGTAAAGTCAATGTGAACATCGGAAAAGAACTGACAGAAGATCCTTGGTTCATTCCATATGCGCCAACACAAACATTTGATTTAACAAACGAAATGCAAACCTTTACCTATTCATTTGAAATGACCGAAGATACCTTCAACGATGGAAAAATAGTCTTTGAGCTCGGTAACATCCAAGACGGAAATGCTGCAACAACTGTTTTCTTGGATAATGTATCGATAACAGTGGATGGTTCCGGAAGTATTATTGACCAGGAGGCACCCGTGATTTCTGGAGCTGCGGACCAAACGGTAAAATTAGGGGATGCTTTCGATCCTCTATATGGTGTTAAAGCAACAGACAACGCTGATGGGGATATAACAAGTTCAATGATCGTTAACGGCACTGTAAATACATCCGTGGCAGGAAGCTATACGCTGACCTATATCAGTACAGATTCATCAGGCAACACAGCTAAGGTTGAGCGGGAAATCACTGTCATAAAATCAGGCTGGTTGAAAGAGAATGGATACTGGTTCTACTATGATCCTGGTACGGGAATCAAGAAAACAGGCTGGCTGCAGGATGGATCCAAATGGTACTATCTCGATGGCAATGGTGTCATGAAGACCGGTTGGATTTTATCAGGAGGCAAGTGGTACTTCCTTGTAGAAAGTGGAGCAATGAAGACCGGCTGGGTCAAGTTTGGAACAAAGTGGTACTACCTTGAGAGCAGTGGAGCGATGAAAACTGGCTGGCTGAAAGACGGAGGGAAATGGTACTACCTTGAAAGCAGCGGAGCGATGAAAACAGGCTGGCTCAAGTCAGGAGGCAAGTGGTACTCCCTTGAGGGCAGTGGTGTCATGAAGACCGGCTGGCTCAAGTCAGGAGGCAAGTGGTACTACCTTGAGAATAGTGGAGCCATGAAAACCGGCTGGGTAAAGTCTGGAACAAAGTGGTATTACCTCGAGAACAGTGGAGCCATGAAAACTGGCTGGATCAAAAGCGGCAGCAAATGGTACTACCTCTACAGCAGCGGAGCCATGGCCTACAACACAACCATAGGCGGATACAAACTAGGAGCAGATGGAGCATGGATTCAGTAG
- a CDS encoding DNA cytosine methyltransferase, whose amino-acid sequence MTYTVVDLLAGIGGMSRGFIEAGCRVNWAIDIDKDACEVFKYNHPNIIMNQGDIRNTEITIIPDCDILTSGLPVQPFSNNKNTERPFNSIDNYIITKVLTAKQPAVVLFETVKNLLTINNGQYLTWIIEELKNQGYYITYKIMNAKDYANLPYNKERLYIVGFREKLSFDKFTFPKGIPLEQSLFDTINVREKKEDSYYYWKDSNKYDFLHEIITEEDSIYQIRGFDKRNKNYISYKNICPSLTYRFRDNFILDDYGIRNLTIQEYIDITGLKKFKLPNYIGKQKGYRLVSNASITPLIRRIANHICFALSHDGISDEITPIHSHTHGESEVFLKENTTDNFVDNQAQNINGKEKKKKLNDGLKDLMQNVENARNNIDKGKALEVLIKKFFEQVEGFKVNTNKRTLTEEIDIQIRNESNSEFWRKETILFIGECKNWSKKAGKNELVIFKNKIENRRGRVGVGFFISWNGFSTTFTNEGLRSSKENLVIIPIDGNQIKEAIDSKNIEEFIKGWYTEAVMS is encoded by the coding sequence GTGACATATACAGTAGTTGATCTACTCGCTGGGATAGGTGGCATGAGCAGAGGCTTTATAGAAGCGGGATGTAGAGTGAATTGGGCAATAGACATTGATAAAGATGCATGTGAAGTATTTAAGTATAATCACCCTAATATTATTATGAATCAAGGTGACATAAGAAACACTGAAATCACAATAATCCCTGATTGTGATATTTTAACTTCTGGATTACCTGTACAACCGTTTTCTAATAATAAAAATACAGAACGTCCCTTTAACAGTATAGATAACTATATCATTACCAAGGTATTAACGGCTAAACAACCTGCAGTTGTATTATTTGAAACTGTAAAAAATTTACTAACGATTAATAATGGTCAATATTTAACTTGGATAATAGAAGAACTAAAAAATCAAGGTTATTATATAACCTATAAGATAATGAATGCAAAAGATTATGCAAACTTACCTTATAACAAAGAAAGGTTATACATTGTTGGTTTTAGGGAAAAATTGTCTTTTGATAAGTTTACGTTTCCAAAGGGTATACCATTAGAACAATCTTTATTTGATACAATTAACGTTAGGGAAAAAAAGGAAGATTCCTATTATTATTGGAAAGATAGTAATAAATATGATTTTCTCCATGAAATAATTACAGAAGAAGATTCAATTTATCAGATAAGAGGTTTTGATAAAAGAAATAAAAATTATATATCATACAAGAATATTTGTCCCTCACTCACCTATAGGTTTAGAGATAATTTTATCCTTGATGATTATGGAATTAGAAATTTAACTATCCAAGAATATATTGATATCACTGGGTTAAAGAAATTCAAGTTACCCAATTATATCGGAAAGCAGAAAGGCTATAGATTAGTAAGCAATGCAAGTATTACTCCATTAATAAGAAGAATAGCTAATCACATATGTTTTGCGCTTAGCCATGATGGCATATCTGATGAAATTACTCCTATTCACTCCCACACCCACGGAGAATCCGAAGTATTTTTAAAAGAAAATACAACTGATAATTTTGTTGATAATCAAGCACAAAACATTAATGGTAAGGAAAAAAAGAAAAAACTTAATGACGGTTTGAAAGATCTTATGCAAAATGTGGAAAATGCACGAAATAATATTGATAAGGGAAAAGCGTTAGAAGTACTAATAAAAAAATTTTTTGAACAAGTTGAAGGCTTTAAAGTAAATACAAATAAAAGAACTCTAACTGAAGAAATAGATATACAGATTAGAAATGAATCAAATAGTGAATTTTGGCGTAAGGAGACAATCCTATTTATTGGTGAGTGTAAGAACTGGAGTAAAAAGGCAGGGAAAAATGAGCTAGTGATATTTAAAAATAAAATTGAAAATCGAAGAGGTAGGGTTGGTGTAGGTTTCTTTATTTCTTGGAATGGCTTTTCTACTACTTTTACTAATGAAGGATTAAGAAGTTCAAAAGAGAATTTAGTCATTATTCCGATTGATGGTAATCAAATTAAAGAAGCTATAGACAGTAAAAATATAGAGGAATTCATAAAAGGGTGGTACACAGAAGCAGTCATGTCTTAA
- a CDS encoding type II toxin-antitoxin system PemK/MazF family toxin, whose product MPREVRELHRGEIYRIMFPYTFDGRYPNGKLKYVVVLQSGEYFDEYSTTVVLLITSNDEGSELDHVVEIEQGTTDLPETSYIECSQPYTIKKEIFFDSRVKHMGSLSASKMNEIDEAIYLGLCMGQQEQDVPVS is encoded by the coding sequence ATGCCTAGAGAAGTTCGAGAATTACATCGTGGAGAAATTTATAGAATAATGTTTCCTTACACATTTGATGGGAGATACCCTAATGGAAAGTTAAAATATGTTGTAGTTCTACAAAGTGGTGAATATTTCGATGAATATTCGACAACTGTTGTATTACTTATAACCTCAAATGATGAAGGAAGCGAACTTGACCATGTCGTGGAAATTGAACAGGGAACTACCGATCTTCCAGAGACCTCATACATAGAATGCTCTCAGCCATATACTATAAAAAAAGAAATCTTCTTTGATAGTAGAGTTAAACATATGGGAAGTTTATCTGCAAGTAAAATGAATGAGATTGATGAAGCAATCTACTTGGGTTTATGTATGGGACAACAAGAACAAGATGTTCCAGTTAGTTAA
- a CDS encoding SDR family NAD(P)-dependent oxidoreductase, giving the protein MNYKTLDPSKTYLITGAAGFIGYYLSRKLLEQGCQVVGIDNVNDYYDVNLKHTRLGNLEPYENFTFIKGDISDKDMIMKTFEEYKPNVVVNLAAQAGVRYSIENPDVYIQSNVIGFYNILEACRHNPVDHLVYASSSSVYGANKKVPFEETDFVDNPVSLYASTKKSNELMAHTYSHLYKIPATGLRFFTVYGPMGRPDMAYFGFTDKYFAGEPIKIFNNGDFENDLYRDFTYIDDIVVGIERLITNPPTDTVPHKVYNIGNNSPEKLMTFIETLEKALSNSLGREVQFEKVFEPIKLGDVPATYASTDRLQQAVGFKPETSIEEGLQKFADWYVEYYKKK; this is encoded by the coding sequence TTGAATTACAAAACTCTTGATCCTAGTAAAACATATTTAATTACCGGAGCAGCAGGTTTTATTGGATACTACTTATCTAGAAAACTACTAGAACAGGGCTGCCAAGTGGTTGGTATTGATAACGTCAATGACTACTATGATGTAAACCTCAAACATACTCGTTTAGGGAATTTGGAACCTTATGAGAATTTTACTTTTATTAAAGGTGACATTTCTGACAAGGATATGATAATGAAGACCTTTGAAGAGTACAAGCCTAATGTTGTAGTAAACCTAGCTGCTCAAGCCGGAGTAAGGTATTCGATTGAAAATCCAGATGTGTATATCCAGAGTAATGTTATTGGTTTTTACAACATCCTTGAGGCATGCAGACACAATCCAGTTGATCATTTAGTCTATGCTTCCTCCAGCTCTGTATATGGTGCAAATAAGAAGGTTCCTTTTGAAGAGACTGACTTTGTGGACAATCCCGTTTCGCTTTATGCGTCAACTAAAAAGTCTAATGAATTGATGGCACATACTTATAGCCATCTATATAAGATCCCAGCAACGGGTTTGCGTTTCTTCACTGTATACGGACCAATGGGAAGACCTGATATGGCTTACTTTGGCTTTACAGATAAATACTTTGCTGGAGAGCCAATAAAGATTTTCAATAACGGTGATTTTGAAAACGACCTTTACCGTGACTTTACCTATATTGATGATATTGTGGTGGGAATTGAGAGGTTGATCACCAATCCTCCAACGGATACTGTGCCACATAAGGTTTATAACATCGGTAATAACAGTCCGGAGAAGTTGATGACCTTTATTGAAACATTGGAGAAGGCATTAAGCAATTCACTGGGAAGAGAAGTTCAGTTTGAGAAAGTCTTTGAACCAATCAAACTAGGAGATGTACCAGCAACTTATGCATCAACAGATCGACTGCAGCAGGCGGTTGGGTTTAAGCCTGAGACTTCAATTGAAGAAGGATTGCAGAAGTTTGCGGATTGGTATGTGGAGTATTATAAGAAGAAATAG